One Methylocystis iwaonis genomic window, GTGAAATCGACGCCGCGCTCGACCGCTGCGATGGCCCCCGGCCATTGGCCGACCCGCAAGCGGCGAAAACCGTCCAAAACGCGATCCTCCATTTTGATGGAGACCGCTACCGCCTGCTTGCTTGGTGTGTCATGCCCAATCATGTCCATGTCGTCGTGGAAGCCTTTGCAGGCTTCCCGCTCGGCGGACTGGTTCGTAGCTGGAAGGCGTTCAGCGCTGCACAAATCAACCGCGCGCTAGCGAGGCGCGGGGCGTTTTGGGCGCCTGACTATTTCGACCGTTATGTCAGGGATGAGACGGACTTGGCGACGACGATCGACTACGTGGAGAATAATCCAGTCGTCGCCGGGTTGGTTTCGACCCCTGCTGATTGGCCCTGGTCCTCTGCAAGCGTGATGCGCGCCTGAAGGCGCGCGGTCCCGGCGCCAATTGGACCGCGCGCCTTCAGGCGCGCCGCATATCCAGCTATATTGCAAAGATGCCCTTGTCCGACCCCGACATCCCCGCCTCCGACGGCCCCCTCACCAACGCCCCGGAAATCAGCGTCACGGAACTCGCCAATGCGCTCAAACGCACGGTCGAGGACCGTTTCGGGCGGGTGCGGGTGCGCGGCGAAATCTCGAATTATCGCGGGCCGCACGCCTCCGGCCACGCCTATTTCTGCCTGAAGGACCAGGGCGCGCGGCTCGACGCCGTGATCTGGAAGGGGACCTTCATGCGCCTGCGCACGCGGCCGCAGGAAGGGCTCGAAGTCGTCGCGACGGGGCGCATCACCACCTTCCCCGGCAAATCCTCCTATCAGATCGTCATCGAGTCGCTGGAGCCGGCGGGCGTCGGCGCGCTGATGGCGTTGCTCGACGAGAGGCGCAAAAAGCTCGCGGCCGAGGGGCTGTTCGACGAATCACGCAAGCGCCCCCTGCCCTTTCTGCCCAAGGTCGTCGGCGTCGTGACCTCGCCGACCGGAGCGGTCATACGCGACATTCTGCACCGGCTGAACGACCGCTTCGCGCGTCATGTGCTGGTCTGGCCGGTGCGCGTGCAAGGCGAGACCTCGGCGGCCGAAGTGGCGGCGGCGATCGACGGCTTCAACGCCTTGCCGGTCGACGGCCCGGTTCCGCGCCCGGACGTTCTCATCGTCGCGCGCGGCGGCGGCTCGCTCGAGGATTTGTGGAGCTTCAACGAGGAGATCGTCGTGCGCGCGGCCGCCGCCAGCGCCATTCCCCTGATCTCCGCAATTGGCCATGAGACCGACACCACGCTGATCGACTTCGTCGCCGATCTGCGCGCGCCGACGCCCACGGGCGCGGCCGAGAAAGCCGTGCCGGTGCGCGCCGAGCTTGCCGAGCATCTCGCGGCGCGGGCGCGACGACTTGCGATGGCGAAGACGCGGGCCGTCGAGCAGCGCCGCCTGCAGCTTGCGACCTTCGCGCGCCTGCTGCCGGCGCCCGAGCAATTGCTGCAGACGCCGCGCCAGCGGCTCGACCGCGCCTCGGAGCGCCTGCGCGCGACGCTGCGGGCGCACCAGGACGGCCGGCGTCTCCAGCTCGCGCGGCTCGCGCATGTGCTCTCCCGCCATTCGCCGCAGGCGGAGCTGGCCGGCCAGAAAGAGAAACTCCGGGGCCTGGGCGCGCGGCTGAAGGCCGGCCTCGACGCCCGCGTGGCGCTGGCGCATCACGAGAACAAGGGGGCAAGGCGGCGCATGGAAAGCGCCGCCGCAAGGCTCCCGCAGGCGATCGCGGCGCTGATCGCGCGCAAGAATGAGCGCCTGGAGCGGCTTGCGCGCCTGCAGGATTCCCTCAGCCACAAAGCCGTGCTGGCCCGAGGCTTTGCGCTGGTGCGCGACGAGAGCGACGCGCTTGTCCGCAGCGTCGCGCAGGCGCCGGCGGGCGCCGCCCTGAACATCGAATTTGCCGACGGCCGCATCGCCGCGCGGGCGGGAGAAGCCGACGCGCTGACGATAACGCCCGCCTCCCGGAAAAAACCGCGCAAGACGCCGGGCGGCGATCAGGGCTCGCTCTTTTGAGCTAAGCCCGTCATTGCGAGCGAAGCGAAGCAATCCAGGGCGGCGATGCGGCCCTGGATTGCTTCGTCGGCTCCGCCTCCTCGCAATGACGGCGGAGAGTCCCTGCGTGTCCAAACGGCGAGCGTCGGGTGATGGCGCCGAACCAATCGAGCGGATCTCGCGTCATTCCCGATGCTCGCGAAGCGAGCGGTCGGGAATGACAGACGCCCGAGTGTTCGAGCTATTCGAAGCGCATCTGGAAGGCGACGATCTCGCGCTGCATGGCCGACCGCGGCAAATAGCAGAAGACATTGGTGGAAACCTTAGCCTCCTGGCAATGCTCGTGGACGTCGGTCCAGTCGTAGCCGAGAGTATCCATGCAGGCTCTGATCGTTTGGTGGATCAACCGGGGATTGTCGCGCCGTTCCAGTGGATTATCGCGCTCGACCTGGAACTCGCAGTCCGTGACGTCGATCTTCTGACCTTCGAAATAGCGCCCGCTGATGTCGCTGGTGACGAACATCGCTTCCGTGGCGAGAATAAAGACGAGGCCGAAAACAAGAGCGAGCCTTTCCTGTGTCTTGGACTTCAGGAAATGGACATCGAAGAGCGAGAAAACGCCGATGACGAGCAAGCCGCCGCCCAGGATCAGGGTGAGCGGCGTGAAGAACGGCGCTATTCCCTCATTCATCTTGTCCTCCCGACTCGCCGCCGATGGATAATGATAGTCAGACCGGGGCCGCCGGCAAGAACGATGGCGGGTTCTAGGCAGGGACACTGGGGCTTTTTGACAAAAGTCACCGTGACTTTGTCGCGCGCCGAGGGCCGGGCGATGGCCGCGGCGAGCCCGAGCGCGGCCGTTCATATTTCGTTAACCATTTAACTTTTTAGTAAGGATGAGGCGAATTCGATCGAATGCCACGGGATTTCCACACCTTCGATTAAGGTTGCCGGAACCTTCGCTTAACCATGCGGGACTAGCACTATCCGCAGTTGGTTTACCGTAACAGGAGTTCCTCGATGATCCTTTCTGCTGGCGCCCGCTGCGCCAAATTCGCTGTCGCCATGACGGCGGCCCTGGCCATGACGGCCTGCGCGAAAAATGCGGCGGACGAGGCCGGCGCCGACCTCGCGGGGGGCGCGGGCGGCCGCGGCGGGATTGCCCGCAACGGCGTCGCGACCCCGGGCAGCGCGCAGGACTTTGCAACCAATGTCGGCGATCGCGTTTTCTTCGAGACGGACTCGACCGATTTGACCGCAACCGCCCAATCCACGCTCGACCGTCAGGCGGAGTGGCTCAATCGCTACGGCCGCTACAGCTTCGCCGTCGAAGGCCACGCCGACGAACGCGGCACGCGCGAATATAATTTCGCGCTGGGCGCCCGCCGCGCCGAGGTCGCCAAGAACTATCTGATCTCGCGCGGCGTCTCCGCCTCGCGCATCCGCACGGTGAGCTACGGCAAGGAGCGCCCGGTCGCGGTGTGCGACGATATTTCCTGCTGGTCGCAGAACCGCCGGGCCGTCACTTTGCTCGCAGGCGGAAATTCCTGATCATAAGATCAAAACGCGCTTGCGTCGGCGGCGCTGTTGCGGCATGAGAGGCGCGCGCTGACTGGCGCACGCAGGAGTGTAGCTCAACTGGTAGAGCACCGGTCTCCAAAACCGGGGGTTGGGGGTTCGAGCCCCTCCACTCCTGCCATTAAATCAAATATTCGCGCGGCGGCCCAAGAATAACAGCGCCCGACGCGCCTCCGAACGACCGCCCTCGGCTTCCCAGCGCTCCGAATTCGGATTTACGAGCAGAGTTCCTGCGTCATGGCCGCGCTTGTCGCGGCCATCCACGCCGCGCCGACGCGGAAAGCTGAGAACATGAGCGGAACAACGCCGCTTCTTCTCCCCGCGCGTTGTAACGTCCCGGCGTGGATGCCCGCGACCAGCGCGGGCATGACGGCTGCATAGGGTTTGATGCTTGGCGTCGCGTTTGTGTCTTTGGCCGGCTGCGCGACGATCGTTCGCGGGACGATTCAGACAGTCGCCATCAATACCCCGGGCGTGCCGGGCGCGACCTGCACATTGACGTCGGGCTCCATTGGCTCGCAGGTTGTGACGACCCCGGGCGTCGTTACGCTCGAGAAGGGATCGAGCGCCGTCACAATCCGCTGCTCCAAACCTTGCTATAATGACGGCGTTGGCGCCCTGGCCTCGAACACGGACACCATGGCGGCCGGCAACGTCCTCGCCGGCGGCGTCATCGGTCTTGGCGTCGACGCAGCAACGGGGGCGATGAACCAATATGCGCCTCAGGCCGATATCGTCATGACGGAAGACGGATCATGCCATTCGGGCGCGCCGGCGCCCGCCTCGAAGCGCCGCCGGTGAGGGGTAATTGTCGGCCGGCCCCAATCCAATGAGCTGCGGCCGAAGCATTTGAAAGCGCGCGCCAAGGCGGCGCGCGTTCCCGCAAAGGCCCAGGGTGGACCGGTATAGCTAACCAACTCAACAGGTTGGCGGGTGGCTCCCCCAAGCAGCGATGAGGCTCGCTATCCGTGGGTCCCCGGTAAACTGAAGCAGGGGGAACTCCAAATGTGCGTGTGGGAACTCTCGCAAAGCGACCACACTCTTCCTGAAGACGTGAACATGCCAGGTCTGAGAACCTAATGGCGGAGAAGCGAAAGCTTCTGGATTGAAGACTGCCACATTCGCTCTTGTCATAGGATCTCGCACCGACAGAAAGCGCAGCAAATCCGCGCGGGCCTCGCGAGCAAAGTCGGCAAAGTTCTGACAGGGCTCGTAGTGAACGGGGTCGGTCCAAAGCTTTTCGGCGCTCGAAAATGGGCGCGCCGAAAGATCGAGCGAGCGTCCGGAGCAGATTCTGACTGAGAACGCCGAATGTTCCAAAGCCTTCTGCGGCAGCGGGGTCTGCGGCGACTCTGAGAAAAACAGAAGCTTATAGAACGCAATTTCAGCGACAGCCGTCTCGACCTCCTCGGCTGCATAAAAAACACCTTGAGTTTGTCCTTCCCGGCGAAATCGAGAGCCGCGTTTCGGCGGGGGATATCTGAAAGGCGTCGCCAATAAGTAATGGAGGTTTCTGAATTCTGGCGGAATGATCGGTTTGGTCTTGTCGATCAAGTCTTCAAGCACTCTCTGCTCGTCGAGACTGTCGACAAGCGGGAGGGTCGCAATCAGGTACTGGGCCTCTACCAGCCTCCAGCACTCATGCGCGTATGATTTGAACTCAGACGATAGCTCGGCGGGCGTCCAGATAGGAAATGACATTCGTCAAACCACTTACCGATTGAATGAGGTCAATAGGCCGTCCGCCAAGCGCCAAGTTGTCATTCCTGAGCCAAGCCCCCGCGACCGCCTTGTCGCCGCCGACAAGCGCATCAAGAGAGCGAAAAAGCCGGACGAACAGCACCGCTAACTGAAATGGCTTAGAGCGAGGGTCGAGCTGTAGCTCCCCCGCCCTCATGAGCGAAATGTCCCGGATGCCTACTCCAATGACTTGGGCGACCACGTCTTCGGGGATTTCGAGGCTTGCCGACGCTCTTACGACAGCCTTCGCGACGATGGCGCCGTCTTGCCGGTCCGCTGTTGCGCAATCTGGATGCGTGCCCATAGCCGAATCCTCTGCAAAAACATTAGTGCAAAAAAGTCATTCGTGAAGCCCAATTTGTGCCCAAGTCAATGCTTGGTGAAAAGCGCCCCAACGGCGCACTGACGTTTGCGCTGCGCCCGGTTCCACCTCGCGCATATTGCGCCGCGCGCGCGGAGCGCCAGATTTCTTGCAGGCGGCAAGACGAAAGGCGTCCCCATGGCCCAAGGCATCCACTTCACAGGCGCCTATGCGCCGATCGCATTGCCGGGCCTCGTTCCGGGGGGATGGTATCTCGGCTTCGCCTGCAAGCGCTGCCGGCAGCATTTCGCCGTACTCAATGACCCGTCCGATGGGGCGCCGCTCGAACTATCGGGCTCGGCGTCCTTCACGACGGCCTGCCCGAACTGCGACGTGCAAAGCGAATATTCGACGGCCGATCTCGTCCAGTTTCAGGCTGCCCAGGGCGGCCCATCCTCCACGGCTTGAATGGCCGCGCGTGGTCTCGTCAGGGTCTTCTTCTAATCCTTCGGCTTTCGCCTATTCGCGAATGCTGAAATGATATGTTGCGCAAGCGAGCTTCCGTCGACGCGCACGCCGGAGAGCCCGCTCTCCTTTCGCACATCTTTCACCCGCCTTCTGATGGTCGTCCCGGCCATTGCGTCGTTTTTCAGCGGCGTCGTATAGCGGCAGCCCTCGAAGAAATAATGCGTGACCTGGCTCCAGCGCGATCGGGCGGCGTCAACGCGCGGCGCGCCGCCGTGCAGGAGGTTCGAGGCCCAGATCAGCGCCTGTCCCTTGCGCGCGAGAAAGGTTTGCCGCTCGACGCCCAGGGCTTTTGGCAGCGCGTCATGCAGATGGACGAACTTCCGCACTGCGGCGTCGGGCGGGTCATTCGCCAGCGACACGCCGATGTGCTCATTGCCGTAGCTCGGCCAGACATGCGACCCGGGATAATAGTAAAGCGGCCCCGCATCCGCACCCACGTCCTCGAGCGCGACCCAGACCCCGCACATGAAGCGCTCAGGGATGGCGCTGAAGTGAATATGGTCGCTATGCGCGGGCTGCTGCGTGCCGATCGGGAAATTCAGCGTTTGAAAGGGAAACGCCGTCTTTCCGTAAAGGGCGGAAAGAAGATCGAGAATGGCGTCGTTGCAGGCGATGTCGCGCACGTCCCGGTCGAACTCCCAGGCGTCCTGGATACGCGCGCTCATCGGGCAGGCGGCGGGGTCTGACCATCCGAAACGCGCCGCCAGACGGTTTTTGATCGCCTCGGCTTTTTCGTCGAATCGAGCGTCGGGAAAGTCGATGACCGCGAAACCATGGTCGTGCAATTGCTGCGCGATGAGCTGATAGCTTTCCGGCAGCGACGAAATGTCCCGGGCGAAAAAGGGGCTCTCGATCAATGGCACGCCCGGCAATAAGTCCTTCGTCAACATCGCTGATCTCGTCGCCGTTATGAAACTGCGCCATCCTAGCAGGGCGGCGCCCTCCCGCCCAACCCTCGCCCGCCACCCGGGCGCGGGCTTGCTCCAGGAAGGGGCGATCCTATCTTCGGGAAGCGTTATCCGGCGCAAGAGCTACGAAATTTTGGGAGGTTGCCGATGAAGAAATTCGTATTGGCCACGACCTGCGCCCTCGGCGCCACCTTGCTGGCGCCGCTGGCTCTCGCCCAGGCGCCAGCGCCAGCGGCGCCCGCCGGGCCCGATTGCCCGGCGCAGGCGTCCGCCAAGAAACTGGCTGGCGCGGCGCTCAACAGCTTCCTGAAAAAGTGCGAACGCGACGCAGCGACCGCCTCCTGCAACACGGCGGCCGCGGAGAAGAAGCTCGCCGGCGCCGCCAAGACGAGCTTCACGAAAAAATGCGTGAAGGACGCCACCGAGAAAAAGCCGCAGTGACCTGAGTCGCTCGCGGAACCAAGATTTGGAGCGTACGGCGGCGCAAGCCGCCGTCCCCGTTTTGGGTGCGCGCCGCCCGCCGCGGCGCTCGGAATCGGGGTTAACAAACTGCGCAACCGCGTCATGCCCGCACTTGTCGCGGGCATCCACGCCAGGACATTGCGACACGCGGGGAGAAGAAGACGCGGCGTTATCCCGGCTCATGCTCTCAGCTTTCCGGGTCGGCGCGGCGTGGATGGCCGCGACAAGCGCGGCCATGACGGCGGAGCGGAGCATCTCTGCTGGTTAACCCCAATTCGGAGCGCTGCCCCGTCGCGCCCATTTGCAGCCACCCGCCCCTTGAGCTAACTCTCGCGCTTCCCGCGGCATCGTTCCCCTGAGCCTATGACCTATCGCGCGCCCGACATCGCCTCCTTCCGCCGCATCGTCGTCAAGGTCGGCTCGTCCCTCCTCGTCGACCCCAAGGAAGCGGCGGCGAAGCGGCGCTGGCTGACGCGGCTCGCCGACGACATTGCGACGCTGCACCGGGGCGGCGCCGACGTTCTGGTCGTTTCCTCCGGCGCCGTGGCGCTGGGGCGCAGCGTGCTCGGCTTTCCGAATGGCGCCCTGCCGCTGGAAGATAGCCAGGCCGCCGCCGCGATCGGGCAGATCGCCCTCGCCCGCCTCTGGGCCGAGGCGCTGCACGAGCGCGGCCTGATCGCCGGACAGGTGCTCGTCACCTTCGGCGATACGGAAGAGCGCCGCCGTTATCTCTATGCGCGCGAATGCCTCAACCGGCTCATGTCGTTGCGCGCCGTCCCGGTGATCAACGAAAACGACACGGTCGCGACCGCCGAAATCCGCTATGGCGACAATGATCGGCTCGCCGCCCGCGTCGCCACGATGGCCAGCGCCGATCTTCTGGTGCTGCTCTCGGACGTCGACGGTCTTTACACCGCCCCGCCCGCCTCCGACCCCAGCGCCCGGCATATTCCGGTCTTGCCGCGTGTGACGGCGGAAATCGAGGCCATGGCCGGCGGCGCCGCCTCGCAATATTCGCGCGGCGGCATGCGCACCAAGATCGAAGCGGCGAAGATCGCCACCACCGGCGGCGCGCATATGGTCATCGCGGACGGGCGCGCCGAGGCGCCGATCGAGCGCATCGCCAAGGGCGAGCGGTGCACCTGGTTCCTCACGCCGTCGAACCCGGTGACGGCCCGCAAGAAATGGATCGCCGGCTCGCTCGAGCCCAAGGGCGCGGCGCATATCGACGAGGGCGCGGCCAGGGCGCTTCTTGCCGGCGCGAGCCTGCTGCCGGCGGGCGTCACGCGCCTCGAAGGCGGCTTTGCGCGCGGCGATTGCATCGTGATCCGCGATCATCGCGGCGGCGAGATCGGACGGGGCCTCGTGACCTATGACGCCCTCGACGCGGCGAAAATCATCGGCCGCTCGACCAGGGACATCGAATCGATCCTGGGCTTCAAGGGTCCGGACGAGATCATCCACCGGGACGATATGGCGCTTGCGGGCGAGTGATATTCGCGACGCTCCCGCCGTTTGGACACGCAGGAAACCACCGCCGTCATTGCGAGGAGACGGAGCCGACGAAGCAATCCAGGGCCGCATCGCCGCCCTGGATTGCTTCGCTTTGCTCGCAATGACGGGCTCTGGGCAAAACCAGCGCTTTTGTGGCTCCGGCTTCCCGGTCGGGCTTTCAGCCCCGCCATCTTGCAAAACTTTAACACGGCGGCGCTGGCGGCCGCACTTGGCGGGCGCGCCGCCTTCCCCCATATTCGACTCGCCGCGCCTTTCGGGCCGGTTCCTATGTGGAGAGACTGATGTCACCGGAAGAACGTCAACTGCTCGTCGGGCTGTTCGAGCGCACGAAGAGCGCCGCCAACGGTCCACGCGACCAGGAGGCGGAAACTTTCATCAGCGAGCAGGTCAAGCAGCAGCCGGCCGCGCCTTATCTTCTGGCGCAGACGGTGATCGTGCAGGACCAGGCCCTGCAGGGCGCCAATGCGCGCATCCAGGCGCTCGAAGCACAGGTAAAGGAATTGCAGTCGAAGCCCGCCGGCGGTTTTCTCGGCGGCCTCTTCGGCGGCGGTCAGCAGCGGCAGGCTCCGCCGCCGCCTCAGGCCGCGCCGAGCGGACCGTGGGGCGCGCCGCCTCAGGGCGGCCGCAATCCCGTTGCGGGCGGCTACGCCCCGCAGGGATGGGGCCAGCAGCAACCGCAGGCGCCGGCCGGCGGCGGCAACAGCTTCCTGCACGGGGCGCTGGGGACAGCGGCGGGCGTCGCAGGCGGCGTGCTGCTCGCTGACGGCATCCGGAGCCTGTTCAGCCATGGCTCGGGCGCCGGCGGGATGGCCAATCTCGGCATCGGCTCGGGCTTCACGCCCACCGGCGAGACGACCGTCATCAACAATTATTACGGCGACGAGCCCGGAGCCCCCGGAGCCTATGACGCCGGCTACGACCCGGGCTACGACGACTCGGGCAATGTCAGCGACGCGGGCTATAGCTCGGACCCCGGCTATGACGACGGGGGCGGCTTCGACGACGACGGCGGCGACGGCGGCTTCGACGTCTGAGCCACGCCGACGGGAACCCAGGGCCTGAGGCGGACCTTTACTGGCTCTGGATTCCTGGTCGGGCCTGCGGCCCTCGCAAATACGGACCCGCCGGGCGACCGGCGGGTCTTTTTGTTTACAAACCTCCGAGGCGGCCTCTTCCTTCGAGACGCGAGCGTGCTCGCTCCTCAGGATGAGGCCTAAGTGTTTGGCGCAGATGCAAAAAGCCCCTCCTGCTGAGGAGCCTGCGCAGCAGGCGTCTCGCAGCACGAGGGGCGTCACAAGCCTGATCCGCCGGCCGACCGGCTAAAAGCCCTGTGCGCCATCGCACGAACTTTCCGCTCCAGAGCCCCTAAACCTCATTCATCGAATGAGAGACAGAAGGGGCCTGGACATGAACCGCACCGAAACCACCCGCGAGATGCTTTCCCGCAAATTCGCCTCGCGCCCGATGCGGGCCGCCGTCGCGGTGAAGATCGCTTTCTTGATCCTCGGCGCCGATGTGAGCTTCGCGGCGGCCAAGGCCTATTTCCACGCGCCCGCCGCCCCGGCTGTCGGCGCCAGCGTCTCGGCGGTCGCGCCCTTCATCCTCCCGGTCGAGGAAAAGGCGGAGGTCCGCCCGGAAGCCGCCCCGCAGCCCGTGGCCGTCGCCAGCGCCTCGACCTGCCACGAGGTGCTGACCCAGACCGACGACGGCTATGGCGTGCGCGGCTCCGTCACCCGCATCGTTTGCCGCAAGGCGCTGTGAGGGCGGCTTACATGCCGCCGATACAGACGTATTTCATCTCCAGATAATCATCGATGCCATAGCGCGAGCCCTCGCGGCCCATGCCCGAATGCTTGATCCCGCCGAAAGGCGCGGCTTCCGAGGTGAGGATGCTTTCGTTCACCCCCACCATGCCGAATTCGAGCTTCTCGGCGACGCGGAAGATGCGCGCGATGTCGTTGCTGTAGAAATAAGACGAGAGGCCGTAGGGCGTGGCGTTGGCCAGCCGGATCGCCTCCTCCTCCGTCTCGAAGGCGATCACCGGCGCGACCGGGCCGAAGGTCTCCTCGCGGAAGATCAGCGCGTCGGCAGAAACTCCGCCCAGCACCGTCGGCTGGAAGAACAGGCCGCCGAGCGCATGTCGTGCGCCGCCGGTCAGCACTTTGGCGCCATGCGCCACGGCGTCGGCGATATGGCGCTCCACCTTCTCGACCGCCGCCTCCTCAATCAACGGGCCGACATCGACGCCCTCCAGCACGCCCGCGCCCACCTCCAGGGCGCTCGCCGCCTCGGCGAGCTTTTGCGAGAAGGCGTCGGCGACGCTCTTCTGCACGAGGAAGCGGTTGGCCGACACGCAGGTCTGCCCGCAGTTCCGGTATTTGGTGGCGATGGCGCCTTTCACGGCGCGATCGAGGTCAGCGTCCTCGAAGACGATGAGCGGCGCATTGCCGCCGAGCTCCATCGAGCATTTCTGCACATTGTCCGCGGCCTGGCGGAGGAGAATCTTGCCGACCTCCGTCGAGCCCGTGAAGGTGAGCTTGCGCACGATCGGATTGCGCGTCAGCTCCTGCCCGACGGGAACAGGGTCTTTCGCGGTCACCACATTGACGACGCCCGCCGGCACGCCCGCGCGCTCAGCCAGCTCCGCCAGCGCAAGGGAGGAAAAGGGCGTCAGCTCCGCCGGCTTCACAACCATCGTGCAGCCGGCCCCGAGCGCCGCCGAAACCTTGCGCGCCAGCATCCCCGAGGGAAAATTCCACGGCGTGATGGCCGCCGTGACGCCGATCGCCTGTTTCAGGACAAGGAGGCGCCTGTCCATCCCGCCCGGCACGATGTCGCCATAGACGCGGCGGCCTTCTTCGGCGAACCAGTCGATATAGGAGGCGCCATAGGCGATCTCGCCGCGCGCCTCGAAGAGCGGCTTGCCCTGCTCCGCCGTGATGATGTGCGCGAGGCGCTCCTGCTCTGCCATGACCAGATCGAACCAGCGGCGCATGATCTGCGCCCGCTCCTTCGCCGGACGATCGCGCCAGATCGGCAGCGCCCTGGAAGCCGCCTCGATCGCCTGCCGCGTCTCGGCGGCGCCCATATCGGGCACGGTCCCGAGCGTCTCGCCCGTGGCGGGATTGGTCACCGCGAAAACCCCGCCGTTA contains:
- the pal gene encoding peptidoglycan-associated lipoprotein Pal encodes the protein MILSAGARCAKFAVAMTAALAMTACAKNAADEAGADLAGGAGGRGGIARNGVATPGSAQDFATNVGDRVFFETDSTDLTATAQSTLDRQAEWLNRYGRYSFAVEGHADERGTREYNFALGARRAEVAKNYLISRGVSASRIRTVSYGKERPVAVCDDISCWSQNRRAVTLLAGGNS
- a CDS encoding phytanoyl-CoA dioxygenase family protein, coding for MLTKDLLPGVPLIESPFFARDISSLPESYQLIAQQLHDHGFAVIDFPDARFDEKAEAIKNRLAARFGWSDPAACPMSARIQDAWEFDRDVRDIACNDAILDLLSALYGKTAFPFQTLNFPIGTQQPAHSDHIHFSAIPERFMCGVWVALEDVGADAGPLYYYPGSHVWPSYGNEHIGVSLANDPPDAAVRKFVHLHDALPKALGVERQTFLARKGQALIWASNLLHGGAPRVDAARSRWSQVTHYFFEGCRYTTPLKNDAMAGTTIRRRVKDVRKESGLSGVRVDGSSLAQHIISAFANRRKPKD
- a CDS encoding MbcA/ParS/Xre antitoxin family protein, with the protein product MGTHPDCATADRQDGAIVAKAVVRASASLEIPEDVVAQVIGVGIRDISLMRAGELQLDPRSKPFQLAVLFVRLFRSLDALVGGDKAVAGAWLRNDNLALGGRPIDLIQSVSGLTNVISYLDARRAIV
- a CDS encoding NAD-dependent succinate-semialdehyde dehydrogenase, whose amino-acid sequence is MKVDELSLKQRAFIGGEWVAANNGGVFAVTNPATGETLGTVPDMGAAETRQAIEAASRALPIWRDRPAKERAQIMRRWFDLVMAEQERLAHIITAEQGKPLFEARGEIAYGASYIDWFAEEGRRVYGDIVPGGMDRRLLVLKQAIGVTAAITPWNFPSGMLARKVSAALGAGCTMVVKPAELTPFSSLALAELAERAGVPAGVVNVVTAKDPVPVGQELTRNPIVRKLTFTGSTEVGKILLRQAADNVQKCSMELGGNAPLIVFEDADLDRAVKGAIATKYRNCGQTCVSANRFLVQKSVADAFSQKLAEAASALEVGAGVLEGVDVGPLIEEAAVEKVERHIADAVAHGAKVLTGGARHALGGLFFQPTVLGGVSADALIFREETFGPVAPVIAFETEEEAIRLANATPYGLSSYFYSNDIARIFRVAEKLEFGMVGVNESILTSEAAPFGGIKHSGMGREGSRYGIDDYLEMKYVCIGGM
- a CDS encoding REP-associated tyrosine transposase yields the protein MTDDHKGWHSRGYLPHFDSPESIQHIVFRTLGSLSKAVVDALPASVDRRREIDAALDRCDGPRPLADPQAAKTVQNAILHFDGDRYRLLAWCVMPNHVHVVVEAFAGFPLGGLVRSWKAFSAAQINRALARRGAFWAPDYFDRYVRDETDLATTIDYVENNPVVAGLVSTPADWPWSSASVMRA
- a CDS encoding DUF2076 domain-containing protein codes for the protein MSPEERQLLVGLFERTKSAANGPRDQEAETFISEQVKQQPAAPYLLAQTVIVQDQALQGANARIQALEAQVKELQSKPAGGFLGGLFGGGQQRQAPPPPQAAPSGPWGAPPQGGRNPVAGGYAPQGWGQQQPQAPAGGGNSFLHGALGTAAGVAGGVLLADGIRSLFSHGSGAGGMANLGIGSGFTPTGETTVINNYYGDEPGAPGAYDAGYDPGYDDSGNVSDAGYSSDPGYDDGGGFDDDGGDGGFDV
- the proB gene encoding glutamate 5-kinase, with the protein product MTYRAPDIASFRRIVVKVGSSLLVDPKEAAAKRRWLTRLADDIATLHRGGADVLVVSSGAVALGRSVLGFPNGALPLEDSQAAAAIGQIALARLWAEALHERGLIAGQVLVTFGDTEERRRYLYARECLNRLMSLRAVPVINENDTVATAEIRYGDNDRLAARVATMASADLLVLLSDVDGLYTAPPASDPSARHIPVLPRVTAEIEAMAGGAASQYSRGGMRTKIEAAKIATTGGAHMVIADGRAEAPIERIAKGERCTWFLTPSNPVTARKKWIAGSLEPKGAAHIDEGAARALLAGASLLPAGVTRLEGGFARGDCIVIRDHRGGEIGRGLVTYDALDAAKIIGRSTRDIESILGFKGPDEIIHRDDMALAGE
- the xseA gene encoding exodeoxyribonuclease VII large subunit; translation: MPLSDPDIPASDGPLTNAPEISVTELANALKRTVEDRFGRVRVRGEISNYRGPHASGHAYFCLKDQGARLDAVIWKGTFMRLRTRPQEGLEVVATGRITTFPGKSSYQIVIESLEPAGVGALMALLDERRKKLAAEGLFDESRKRPLPFLPKVVGVVTSPTGAVIRDILHRLNDRFARHVLVWPVRVQGETSAAEVAAAIDGFNALPVDGPVPRPDVLIVARGGGSLEDLWSFNEEIVVRAAAASAIPLISAIGHETDTTLIDFVADLRAPTPTGAAEKAVPVRAELAEHLAARARRLAMAKTRAVEQRRLQLATFARLLPAPEQLLQTPRQRLDRASERLRATLRAHQDGRRLQLARLAHVLSRHSPQAELAGQKEKLRGLGARLKAGLDARVALAHHENKGARRRMESAAARLPQAIAALIARKNERLERLARLQDSLSHKAVLARGFALVRDESDALVRSVAQAPAGAALNIEFADGRIAARAGEADALTITPASRKKPRKTPGGDQGSLF
- a CDS encoding RES family NAD+ phosphorylase gives rise to the protein MLEDLIDKTKPIIPPEFRNLHYLLATPFRYPPPKRGSRFRREGQTQGVFYAAEEVETAVAEIAFYKLLFFSESPQTPLPQKALEHSAFSVRICSGRSLDLSARPFSSAEKLWTDPVHYEPCQNFADFAREARADLLRFLSVRDPMTRANVAVFNPEAFASPPLGSQTWHVHVFRKSVVALREFPHAHLEFPLLQFTGDPRIASLIAAWGSHPPTC